The following nucleotide sequence is from Pandoraea thiooxydans.
GCCGCTTGCCCAGCACCAGCAGCCAGTCGTTGCGCAGGCGGTCGGCGATCGCCCGGCCGCGATATTTGCTCAGGAAGGCGCGGATGACGTCGTCGGGCGCGTCGACCAGCGCCTTGCCCTGCGAGTCGAACATCTGCGGCCGGATCTGGAAATATTCGACGTAGGAGGGAATCGGGTAATTGGGGAGCTGCGAGGCCAATTCGGCCGCGCGCGCCGCATCGTTATCGAGCGCCGCATTGCGCAGCGCGACGAAAATCTCATCGGGGGTTTGCGGGATTGCCGTGTGCCGCTCGAGCCGGGCGTGACGGAAGTGGCTTGCCGCGCCGGTGGTGGTGCAGGCCACCAGACTGGCGGCTGTCAAAAAGGCCGCAACTACGCGATATACTCGGGTCAAACGCTTTGACATTATTAACAACTGCGGCAAGGACAGGATGGCAGCTAGCATAGCACGGGACCCCATCGGCGAGGGGTCGCCAACGCAGGCAAAAGCAATGAAAACAACACTGCGTTCCAGTCTGTTGGCAGTACGGCGCGACCTGCCCGATCGTGCACGCCGCGATGCGCTGTTGCGCGAGCGGCTGGCCGATCTGCTGGCACGCGAAGCCCCCGCATGCGTCGGCTTTTATTGGCCCATTCTGGAAGAGTTCGACGCGCGCCCGGTGATCGTCGAGTGGCTGGCGCAAGGCGGCCCCGGTCAGCGTCGGCTGGCCGCCCTGCCGGTCGTGACCGATCCGCGCGAGCCGTTGGTGTTCCATGCGTGGACGCCCGACAGTCCGATGCTCGAGGGTCGTTATCGGATCCCGGTTCCGGCCCATAACCAACCGCTGGCGCCCGATCTGATTCTGATTCCCTGCGTGGGTTTCAACCGGCAGGGTTACCGGCTGGGTTACGGCGGCGGCTTCTACGACCGCACCCTGGCGGCGCTCGATCCGCGCCCGCGCGCGGTCGGCATCGCCTTCGAGGCAACCGAGACGCCCGCCCTGGAGGTGCAGCCGCATGACGTCCGGCTGGACGTCGTGCTCACCGAATCGGCCACGCTCTACAGCGAAGCGGCCGAGCGCGAGGCTTGATCGTATAGTCCGGAGATGGTTCGCAGCAGTTGCGCGGCCTCGCTGATCGCCCGATTCTCCAGACCGCTCTCGGCCAGCGCCTCGATCAGGCATTGCTCGCGCACCTCGCGGTAACGCAGGCACAGCGCACTGCCCTTGTCGGTCGCGGAGAAAAACACCTCCTTGCCGATCTTCTCGCTTTTGACGTAACCGGCCTTGACCAGCTTCTTCAGGCCGTAGGTGGCAATGTGCGTGTCTTCGATATTCAGCACGAAGCAGATGTCGGCGAGCTTTTTCTTGCGGTCGCGATGATTCACATGATGCAGCAACGACACTTCGACCGGCGCCATGTCCTTGACCCCGGCGGCCGACATGCAGCGCGCCATCCAGCGATTGAACGCATTGCTGGCCACGATCAGGCCATATTCGAGCTCGGAGGTCTCGGCGCCCTTTTCCGACACCAGATGAGCCGAAGAAACGATTTGCGGTGTGTGCTGGCGCGATTTCGCGGTCATACAATGGGTTCCAACTGTCGTCAACATGATACAAGTATAGCTGCGTGGAAGTAAAAACTGCGTAGCGCGTACGCGATTATCTATAATACATCGACAATTCGTTGATATTATGTAGCAAAAGACCAGCCCCATGTCGACACTGAGCATCCTCCCGCTGGGCGAAGCCGCCCTGCTCTGCATTCCGCCGCCGCCCACCAGTCTGGTCACGCAGCGGCGCATCTGGTCGGTCGCCACCATGCTGCAGGCGCGCTCCGATGTGCTCGAAATGGTGCCTGGCATGAACAACTTCACGGTGATTTTCGATCCGCTGCGCACCGATCCCACAACCCTCGAGAGTGCCCTGCAGGCAGCATGGGAAGGGGCGGACGACCAGGCCGAGGCGGGCCGCGAGATTGAAATTCCGGTGCGCTACGGCGGCGCGCATGGCCCCGACCTGGCCGAAGTCGCGCTGCGCACCGGGCTCTCGCCCGAGGCGGTGGTGCAGCGCCACGCCGGCAGCGACTACGTAGTGTACTTCCTGGGCTTCCTGCCCGGCTTCGCCTATCTTGGCGGCCTCGACCCCAGCCTGGCCACACCGCGCCGCGCCGAGCCGCGCCTGGCGGTGCCGGCAGGCTCGGTCGGCATCGGCGGCGCGCAAACCGCGATTTATCCGGTGGTCTCGCCCGGCGGCTGGCAGCTGATCGGGCGCACCGACCTGCCGTTGTTCGATCCCGCGCAAATGCCGCCGACCCTGCTGAGCCCGGGCGATCATGTGCGCTTCACCATCGAGAGCATCGAACTGTGATAGAGATCTTGCGCGCCGGTGTACTCAGCTCCGTCCAGGATCTCGGGCGGCACGGATTTCGCCATCTCGGCATCGGCGTGGCCGGCGCACTCGACCCGCTCGCCATGCTGGTGGGCAATCGCCTGCTCGATAATCCGGTGGACGCGGCCGTGATCGAATTCACGCTCGGCGCGAGCGCAGTGCGCTTTACCCAGGATTGCCGGATCGCGCTGACCGGCGCCGACTGTCGCGCCGAGCTCGACGGCCAACGGGTATGGTCTTGGTGGAGCTTCCCGGTCGCACGCGGCCAGACCCTGACGCTGCGCAGCCCGCGCCAGGGCATGCGCACCTATCTGGCGATCGGCGGCGGGATCGACGTGCCGATGCTGCTCAATTCGCGCAGTACCCACTTGAGCGGCGGCTTTGGCGGCTGGCATGGCCGCGCGCTGCGCGACGGCGACCGCCTGCCGCTGGGCGTCGCGAGCGCGGCGCTCGAGTCGCGCGCCGCGCCTTATGGCGTGCAGTCGCCGGCCGGCTTCCCGGGCCTGGAAACCACCTCGATCCGCGTGTTGAACGGCCCGGAGTATGAGGATTTCACGGTGGCCTCGCACAAGACGTTCTGGGACACGGACTGGCAAGTGACGCCGAACAGCAACCGCATGGGTTACCGGCTCGGCGGGCCGGAGCTGCACCGCAAGAAGCACCGCCACCACGACCTGCTCTCGCATGGCGTGGTGCCCGGCGTGGTGCAGGTGCCGCCCGCCGGGCAGCCGATCATCCTGATGGCCGACGGGCAGACCACCGGCGGCTATCCCAAGATCGGCGTGGTGATTGGCGCGGACCTCTGGAAGCTCGCGCAAGTGCGGCTGGGTGCGGCCGTGCGCTTTATTCCGGTGTCGCGCACCGACGCGCTGCAGGCGCTGCAAGACACGCGCCGCTATCTGGATCAGGTCGACCGGATCCTGGCCTGGCGGCACGCCGGCGTGGTCCAGGCCGGCCCACGCCGCGCGATCACCCGCGCCCCTCAATCCACCCTCTCCCGGAGTCAATAATGCAGATCGATCTCAACGCCGATGTGGGCGAAGGCTGCGACAGCGACGAAGCCTTGCTGGCCCTGATCAGTTCCGCCAATATCGCCTGCGGCTGGCATGCGGGCGACGCCGCGACGATGCATCGTACGGTCGCCTGGGCCATCGAGCACAACGTCGCGATTGGCGCGCATCCGAGTTTTCCGGATCGCGAGAACTTCGGCCGCAGCGAAATGCACTTGCCGGCCGACGAAGTCTATGCCGGCGTGCTGTACCAGATCGGCGCGCTGGCGGCCATCGCTCAGGCGCACGGCGGCGTGCTGGCGCACGTCAAGCCGCATGGCGCGCTCTACAACCAGGCCGCGCGCGACCCGGCGCTGGCCCAGACCATCGCCAAGGCGGTGCGCGATTTCGATCCGGGTCTGGCGTTGTTCGGTCTGGCTGGCGGCGAATTGGTACGGGCTGCGCGCGATGCGGGCCTGAGCGCCGTCGAAGAAGTGTTCGCCGATCGCGGCTACAACCCCGACGGCACGCTGGTCAAGCGCGGCACGCCCGGCGCCTTGATCGACGACGAAGAACAGGCGCTCGCGCAGACCCTCGAGATGATCGAGCGGCAGCGCGTGCGCGCGCGCGACGGCAGTTGGGTCGGCATCAACGCGCAGACCGTGTGCCTGCATGGCGATGGGCCGCATGCACTGGCGTTCGCCCGGCGCATTCGTACCCGCCTGAACGAGGCCGGCATCGAAATCCGCCCGATCGGCTAAGCGCGCCTATGAGCGCCTGATATACAGCAGCAGAACCGACAACGTCACCAGCGAGCCGAGCGTCGACAGGAGAATCGTGCGCGAGGTGACGTGCGCCTCGCGCCGGTAGAACTCGGCCAGCATGAAAGGCCCTGTGCCGGTGGGCAGCGCGGCCAGCAGCACGGCAATTTCGACCAGCGTGAGCGGCAACGCAAACACGCGCGCGGCGAGCCACCAGGTCAGGGCCGGCTGAAACAGCAGCTTGACGCCCGTGAGATAGAGTGCGCTTCGCTCGCCCGGGGCACCCGCAGACCGCTTCTCGGCCAGGAACGCGCCCAGGCTCACCAGCGCGCACGGGCTGGCCGCGGCGCCCAGCAACTTCAGAAAGGTTTCGCCGCTGTGCGGCAGCGGCACATGCAGCGCCGAGACCGCCGCCCCCGCGATCGGCGCGACGATCAACGGATTGCGCGCCAACGCGCGCAATACTTTCCAGCCCAGCTTGTGCGGTGCCCGCTCGGTCTGCAGTCCCACCTCGATGAGCACGATCGCGCTGGCGAACAGTACGCAGGCGACCAGAATCGTGACGATGGTCGTCGGCGTCAGGCTGGCCGAGCCGAACACGATCATGCACAGCGGAAAGCCGATATAGCCGGTGTTCGGATAGGCGGCGGCAACCGCGTCGATACTCGCATCGGCCAAATGCCGGCCACCCACCATGCGCAGCACCAGCGTGAGCACGAACACGCCCGCCAGGGCCAGCGCGAAGGCAGCGACGAATGCCGGCTGATATAGCTCGTGCCAGGTCGCGTGCGCCATGATGTCGAACAGCAGCGCCGGCAGCCCGAGCCAGATCACGAAGCGATTCAACTCCGATGCCGCCGTCGGCCCGAGCACGCCGCGCCGGCGGCAGACAAAGCCGGCCAGTGCCAGGCCGAATACGGGGAGCAGGATGGGAAGGGTCGAAAACACAATCGCTCGATGCCAGAGTCAACAAGTCAGGCGGGAGCTTAAAGACTTTGATTGATATAATCCAATGCTATTTTCCGAACGCAAAAATACCTTTTTTGCATCATGCTCGATATCAAGCCGCTACGTTATTTCGTCACGCTGGCGGAAACCCGCCACTTCGGCCGGGCCGCAGCGCGCCTGAACCTGACTCAGCCACCGCTGAGCCGGCAACTGGCGGCACTCGAAGCGGCGCTGGGAGTCACGCTGATCGAGCGCAGCCCGCGCAGCGTCACCCTGACCGTCGCCGGCGAGCAGTTCTACAACGACGCCCGGGCGATCCTCGCGGCACTGGAGCAGTCCACCAGGAACGTGCGCGCCGCCGCGCGCGGCGACGCCGGGCAGCTCAGCATCGGCTTTACCATGTGCGCGGCCTATAGCGTCGTGCCGGGTTACGCCAAGCGTTTCGGCGCGGCCTACCCGGCCGTCGCGCTGCATCTTCGCGAGGTCGTCTCGAACGATCTGGCGGCGCAGGTGGCAGCCGGGCAGATCGATGCCGCGATCATGTTTCCCGGGGCGCAAAAAAAGGGGCTGGCGATGCGCGAGATCGTCAGCGAGCCGCTTTGCGTGGCACTCTCGCGCAATCATCCGCGCGCGCGTGCGCGTCAGTTGAGGATCTCCCAACTGGCGGGCGAGCCGTTCGTGCTGGCCACCGAACAGGTCGCGCCGACACTGCGCGCGGCGATTGTCGAACACTGCCGCCAGGGCGGCTTCGAGCCAGATATCCGCTTCGAGGTGCAGTTGCAACAGACCGTGCTGAGCCTGGTCGACGAAGGCGTCGGTATCGCACTGGTGCCGGCATCGATGCGCCGGGCCCAGCTGGCCGGCGTGGTATTCCGCCCGTTGCTCGATGCGCCGCAGATCGAGCAAGTGCTTGCGTGGTCACCGCTCAACCGCAACCCGTGCCTCGCGCATTTCCTGGCGCTCGTGTAACGCGCCAGCCCTACTCGTCTTAGAATGCGTGATGCGTCGAGCGCGCCGAGCGCTCGAAGAAGGCCCCGTTCACCCGAATCCGCGTGCCCCGCCGCGCGGTGCGCGCCCGAGGTTTGACCATGTCGACCATCCTGCTGACCGGCTTCGAGCCGTTCGAACAAGAACCCGTGAATCCGTCCTGGGAGGCGGCGCAAGCCCTCGAAGGCGCGCAGATCGGCGGCGCCGTGGTGGTCGCACGCCAGGTGCCGTGCGTGTTCGGCCGGGCGCTCGAGGTGCTGGGCAGCGCCATCGCCGAGACCGATCCGGTACTGGTGGTATGCGTCGGGCAGGCCGGCGGGCGCGCGGAAATGTCGATCGAGCGGGTCGCCATCAATGTCGACGACGCGCGTATCGCCGACAACGCCGGACAACAGCCGATCGATGCGCCGATCGCCGCCGACGGGCCGGCCGCTTACTTTGCCCGTTTGCCGATCAAGGCCATCACGCATGCGCTGCGCGATGCGGGCATTCCCGCCGCGGTCTCGCAAACGGCAGGCACCTTCGTGTGCAACCACATTTTCTACGGGCTGCTGCATCACATCGCGCTGCATCGTCCGGCGCTGCGCGGCGGCTTTATTCACATTCCGTATCTGCCGTCGCAGGCCGCGCGCCATCCGGGCCAGCCGAGCATGGCGCTGGACACCGTCGTCAAGGGCCTGCGCGTGGCCCTTCACACGGCGCTGAGCGTGAGCGAAGATCGCCGGGAAAGCGGCGGCCAGCTGCACTAGGCCGGCGGCGGCAGTTCATTCGCCGGGGTTGCGCCCGGATCGGCCAGCGCCGCCTTGCCGCGGCCTCACGACGCATCCCAGTGTGTCTGTGCGTCGAGCGGATAGACCGGGCGCCGCACCCTCGCAAACGGAAACAACGCGTAGTCGGAACTGGTCACGCCGGCGCTGTCGCACTCGACCAGCCCTCGCGCCAGCGGCAGAAAAACCGGGCGGCAATACATGCGCGACTTCAGCAGCAAAAAACGCTGGCGGGCCGGGTCGATGCCGACGCTGGTAAATACCCCCACATCCAGCGGCTCCTGGGTCCGCTCGGTCACCACGACCTGCGCCGCGCCGATGTCGAACACCGCGGTGCGGCCCATGTAGGCGCGCTGGCCCGTGTAGGTCGGGCCGGTGATCACATACTCGCCGTCGGTAATGGCGCGCACCACGCCGCTGAGCACCACCGGGGTCTTGGTCATGCCCAGTTTGGGTATCTCACGTTTGTTGCCGAGTGCGAGCGTGACGCGCGCGCCGACGCCGGCCGCGCACAACTCGCCGACCGCCTGCGGATCGCACAGCGGGCCCACCGCGATGCCGTCCAGCCCGTGCGCCAGGGCCGCCTGCAGTACGTCCATGGTGTCGCAGGTGCCGCCCGACATGACGTTGTCGCCATGATCGAGCAGCAGCACCGGACCAGGCCGCCCATCGCTTTGCGCGGCAAGTTGCGCGGCACGCTCGAGCGAGACGGCCAGCGGCTCGCTCCGATAGACGAAGTCCTGTCGCTCGGCCCAGATCTGCCGGGCGATGCGCTCGGCCACCGCGTCGGCCGCCGCCGCGTCGCCATTACCGACCACCACCACGCTCAGGCACGGCGCCGGGATATCGGCCAGCGAGAACCCCGCCAGAATCGACACGGCGGCCATGCCGTCGCGCTCGGCCGCGCGCGCCGCAGCCACCGCGCGCTGCATCGCGCCCTCGCCGGTGGCGCTGCGCAGGGTGTGCGTCATCAGAGGCGGGCGACGCCACGCCACCACCGGGCGCAGGCGTCCGGCCAACTGGTCGAACAACAGGCGCCCCGCATGCGCGCCGGTCTCGTACATGTCGACGTGCGGGTAGGTTTTGAAACTGACGAGAATGTCGGCGTTGTCAATCATCTTCTGCGTTACGTTGCCGTGCAGGTCGAGCGCCACCGCCAGCGGCACACCCGGCGCCGCGGCCCGCACGCGCGCCAGCAGGTCGCCCTCGCCGTCATCGCTGTTCTCGGCGACCATCGCACCATGCAGATCCAGCAGGATGGCGTCGCAGCCACCAGCCACCGCTTCGACGATGCGCGCGCACATCGCGTCGTAGGCCTCGGCCGCCACCGGACCGCTCGGGTTGGCGGTGGCCGACAGCGGCGTGACGAGTTCGGCGCCGTGCTGTTCGGCCAGCTCGATGAACGCGCCCATCGCCGTGCGCGCGCCCCGGTTGGCGCGGTACGCGTCGTCGCCGTAGTCGGGCCCGCACGGCCCGAATGCGGCCAGCGGTGTCGGCACCGGCGAGAACGTATTGGTCTCGTGGTTCATGCGGGCAATGACGATCTTCATGCGCGGACCTCGTGAACAGTGGCGGCCGATACCCCGCTCAGGCGGTCGTGCGAATGGCTTGCGCGACCACGTCGAACAATTGGGCGATTTGCGCCTGGTCGACGATCAGCGGCGGCGAAAACGCCAGAATATCGCCGGTATAGCGAATCAGCACGCCCTGCTCGAAACATTTGACGAAAATCTCGTGCGCTCGCGCGCCCGGCGCACCGGCGCGCGGCTGCAGTTCGACGCCGCCGACCAGGCCCAGGTTGCGAATGTCGAGCACGCCGGGCAGCCCCTTGAGCGCGTGGATGGCATCCTCGAAATGGGGCGCCATTTGCGCGGCCCGGTTGAACAGATCCTCGCTGCGATACAGGTCGAGCGCCGCGCAGGCCGCCGCTGCCGCCAGCGGGTGGCCCGAATAGGTATAGCCGTGGAAGAATTCGATCGCCCCGGCCTGGCCGGCATTGACGATGGTGTCGTGGATCGATTGCCGGGCGGCCACCGCCCCCATCGGCACCGTCGCGTTGTTGATGCCCTTGGCCAGCGTCATCAGGTCGGGCGTCACGCCGAAATACTGGGAGGCGAATGGCGCGCCCAGCCGCCCCAGGCCGGTGATCACCTCGTCGAAAATCAGCAGGATGCCGTGCTTGTCGCAGATCTGCCGCAGCCGTTGCAGATAACCCTGCGGCGGCACCAGCACGCCGGTCGAGCCGGCCAGCGGCTCGACGATGACCGCGGCGATGGTCGAGGCGTCGTGCAGCATCACCAGCCGCTCGAGTTCGTCGGCCAGATGCGCGCCCCATGCCGGTTGACCGCGCGTGAAAGCGGCCTCGGCCAGGTTCAGGGTGTGCGGCAAGTGATCGACGGCAGGCAGCAGCGCGCCTGAATAGGTCTTGCGATTGGGCGCGATCCCGCCGACCGAAATGCCGCCGAAGCCCACCCCGTGGTAGCCTCGCTCGCGGCCGATGAAGCGCGTGCGCTGGCCTTCGCCGCGCGCGCGGTGATACGCCAACGCGATCTTCAGCGCGGTGTCGACCGATTCCGAGCCGGAGTTGGTGAAGAAAATCCGCTTCAGGTCGCCCGGCGTCAGTTCGGCAAGCTTGGCGGCCGCCTCGAACGCCTTCGGATGACCCATCTGGAAAGTCGGCGCGAAGTCCATCTCGCCAACCTGCGCCCGCACGGCCTCGACGATCTCGCGACGGCAATGCCCCGCGTTGACGCACCACAGGCCCGCCGTGCCATCGAGCACCTGGCGGCCGTCGTGCGACGTGTAGTACATGCCCTCGGCCTTGACCAGCAGGCGCGGCGCCCGCTTGAATTCCCGATTGGCGGTAAAGGGCATCCAGAATGCCGACATATCGAGCGGCGCATCATGCAATTCCACGGCTCATCTCCTTCGATTTTCAAAGCGCGCCGCGGACCCTCG
It contains:
- a CDS encoding 5-formyltetrahydrofolate cyclo-ligase, which gives rise to MKTTLRSSLLAVRRDLPDRARRDALLRERLADLLAREAPACVGFYWPILEEFDARPVIVEWLAQGGPGQRRLAALPVVTDPREPLVFHAWTPDSPMLEGRYRIPVPAHNQPLAPDLILIPCVGFNRQGYRLGYGGGFYDRTLAALDPRPRAVGIAFEATETPALEVQPHDVRLDVVLTESATLYSEAAEREA
- a CDS encoding winged helix DNA-binding protein — protein: MTAKSRQHTPQIVSSAHLVSEKGAETSELEYGLIVASNAFNRWMARCMSAAGVKDMAPVEVSLLHHVNHRDRKKKLADICFVLNIEDTHIATYGLKKLVKAGYVKSEKIGKEVFFSATDKGSALCLRYREVREQCLIEALAESGLENRAISEAAQLLRTISGLYDQASRSAASL
- the pxpB gene encoding 5-oxoprolinase subunit PxpB, with amino-acid sequence MSTLSILPLGEAALLCIPPPPTSLVTQRRIWSVATMLQARSDVLEMVPGMNNFTVIFDPLRTDPTTLESALQAAWEGADDQAEAGREIEIPVRYGGAHGPDLAEVALRTGLSPEAVVQRHAGSDYVVYFLGFLPGFAYLGGLDPSLATPRRAEPRLAVPAGSVGIGGAQTAIYPVVSPGGWQLIGRTDLPLFDPAQMPPTLLSPGDHVRFTIESIEL
- a CDS encoding biotin-dependent carboxyltransferase family protein, whose amino-acid sequence is MIEILRAGVLSSVQDLGRHGFRHLGIGVAGALDPLAMLVGNRLLDNPVDAAVIEFTLGASAVRFTQDCRIALTGADCRAELDGQRVWSWWSFPVARGQTLTLRSPRQGMRTYLAIGGGIDVPMLLNSRSTHLSGGFGGWHGRALRDGDRLPLGVASAALESRAAPYGVQSPAGFPGLETTSIRVLNGPEYEDFTVASHKTFWDTDWQVTPNSNRMGYRLGGPELHRKKHRHHDLLSHGVVPGVVQVPPAGQPIILMADGQTTGGYPKIGVVIGADLWKLAQVRLGAAVRFIPVSRTDALQALQDTRRYLDQVDRILAWRHAGVVQAGPRRAITRAPQSTLSRSQ
- the pxpA gene encoding 5-oxoprolinase subunit PxpA — encoded protein: MQIDLNADVGEGCDSDEALLALISSANIACGWHAGDAATMHRTVAWAIEHNVAIGAHPSFPDRENFGRSEMHLPADEVYAGVLYQIGALAAIAQAHGGVLAHVKPHGALYNQAARDPALAQTIAKAVRDFDPGLALFGLAGGELVRAARDAGLSAVEEVFADRGYNPDGTLVKRGTPGALIDDEEQALAQTLEMIERQRVRARDGSWVGINAQTVCLHGDGPHALAFARRIRTRLNEAGIEIRPIG
- a CDS encoding AEC family transporter, whose protein sequence is MFSTLPILLPVFGLALAGFVCRRRGVLGPTAASELNRFVIWLGLPALLFDIMAHATWHELYQPAFVAAFALALAGVFVLTLVLRMVGGRHLADASIDAVAAAYPNTGYIGFPLCMIVFGSASLTPTTIVTILVACVLFASAIVLIEVGLQTERAPHKLGWKVLRALARNPLIVAPIAGAAVSALHVPLPHSGETFLKLLGAAASPCALVSLGAFLAEKRSAGAPGERSALYLTGVKLLFQPALTWWLAARVFALPLTLVEIAVLLAALPTGTGPFMLAEFYRREAHVTSRTILLSTLGSLVTLSVLLLYIRRS
- a CDS encoding LysR family transcriptional regulator, whose product is MLDIKPLRYFVTLAETRHFGRAAARLNLTQPPLSRQLAALEAALGVTLIERSPRSVTLTVAGEQFYNDARAILAALEQSTRNVRAAARGDAGQLSIGFTMCAAYSVVPGYAKRFGAAYPAVALHLREVVSNDLAAQVAAGQIDAAIMFPGAQKKGLAMREIVSEPLCVALSRNHPRARARQLRISQLAGEPFVLATEQVAPTLRAAIVEHCRQGGFEPDIRFEVQLQQTVLSLVDEGVGIALVPASMRRAQLAGVVFRPLLDAPQIEQVLAWSPLNRNPCLAHFLALV
- the pcp gene encoding pyroglutamyl-peptidase I, whose translation is MSTILLTGFEPFEQEPVNPSWEAAQALEGAQIGGAVVVARQVPCVFGRALEVLGSAIAETDPVLVVCVGQAGGRAEMSIERVAINVDDARIADNAGQQPIDAPIAADGPAAYFARLPIKAITHALRDAGIPAAVSQTAGTFVCNHIFYGLLHHIALHRPALRGGFIHIPYLPSQAARHPGQPSMALDTVVKGLRVALHTALSVSEDRRESGGQLH
- a CDS encoding M81 family metallopeptidase — protein: MKIVIARMNHETNTFSPVPTPLAAFGPCGPDYGDDAYRANRGARTAMGAFIELAEQHGAELVTPLSATANPSGPVAAEAYDAMCARIVEAVAGGCDAILLDLHGAMVAENSDDGEGDLLARVRAAAPGVPLAVALDLHGNVTQKMIDNADILVSFKTYPHVDMYETGAHAGRLLFDQLAGRLRPVVAWRRPPLMTHTLRSATGEGAMQRAVAAARAAERDGMAAVSILAGFSLADIPAPCLSVVVVGNGDAAAADAVAERIARQIWAERQDFVYRSEPLAVSLERAAQLAAQSDGRPGPVLLLDHGDNVMSGGTCDTMDVLQAALAHGLDGIAVGPLCDPQAVGELCAAGVGARVTLALGNKREIPKLGMTKTPVVLSGVVRAITDGEYVITGPTYTGQRAYMGRTAVFDIGAAQVVVTERTQEPLDVGVFTSVGIDPARQRFLLLKSRMYCRPVFLPLARGLVECDSAGVTSSDYALFPFARVRRPVYPLDAQTHWDAS
- a CDS encoding aspartate aminotransferase family protein encodes the protein MSAFWMPFTANREFKRAPRLLVKAEGMYYTSHDGRQVLDGTAGLWCVNAGHCRREIVEAVRAQVGEMDFAPTFQMGHPKAFEAAAKLAELTPGDLKRIFFTNSGSESVDTALKIALAYHRARGEGQRTRFIGRERGYHGVGFGGISVGGIAPNRKTYSGALLPAVDHLPHTLNLAEAAFTRGQPAWGAHLADELERLVMLHDASTIAAVIVEPLAGSTGVLVPPQGYLQRLRQICDKHGILLIFDEVITGLGRLGAPFASQYFGVTPDLMTLAKGINNATVPMGAVAARQSIHDTIVNAGQAGAIEFFHGYTYSGHPLAAAAACAALDLYRSEDLFNRAAQMAPHFEDAIHALKGLPGVLDIRNLGLVGGVELQPRAGAPGARAHEIFVKCFEQGVLIRYTGDILAFSPPLIVDQAQIAQLFDVVAQAIRTTA